From Aspergillus fumigatus Af293 chromosome 3, whole genome shotgun sequence, a single genomic window includes:
- a CDS encoding shikimate dehydrogenase family protein, with product MAQPSEHKKLHLVGVGVTHSIAPGMHTHIARSLQLPWTFHATECPSLADALALARSPATAGLVVTMPYKNSIIPHLDEPDDLVTMIGACNNVYYRTNGADRRLCGTNTDWRGIKGCLLEKEGQGQRPSATSPGCALVVGAGGASRAAVYALAVHLHCPTIYILNRDEGEVDALLADTQRLPVTLSITHVKSIEQARALASPYYVVGTVPDDEPKTESERAVAGILESFLAREEKGVLLEMCFKPRRTRMIRLAERLGWPCVEGTHVIMYQIEEQWRLWAGEESVVNLDQKGAWDVLLKAAEESTAIN from the coding sequence ATGGCGCAACCCTCTGAGCACAAAAAGCTCCATCTCGTCGGTGTGGGCGTCACCCACTCCATCGCCCCGGGCATGCACACCCACATCGCCAGATCCCTCCAGCTGCCCTGGACATTCCACGCAACAGAATGCCCCAGCCTGGCCGACGCTCTGGCACTAGCAAGGTCCCCAGCCACAGCCGGCCTTGTGGTCACAATGCCGTACAAAAACAGCATCATACCACACCTCGACGAGCCGGATGATCTGGTGACCATGATCGGCGCCTGCAATAACGTCTACTACCGCACGAACGGGGCTGACCGGCGCCTCTGCGGCACGAACACTGATTGGCGGGGTATCAAGGGCTGTCTCCTGGAGAAAGAAGGGCAGGGCCAGCGGCCGTCTGCGACCTCTCCAGGGTGCGCGCTGGTTGTCGGAGCAGGGGGCGCGAGCCGTGCGGCTGTCTATGCGCTTGCCGTGCATCTGCATTGCCCGACCATCTACATTCTGAACCGGGATGAGGGGGAGGTGGATGCTCTGCTCGCGGATACGCAGAGATTGCCTGTGACCCTTTCCATAACCCATGTCAAGAGTATTGAGCAGGCGCGTGCGCTGGCTAGTCCGTACTATGTAGTCGGGACAGTGCCGGATGATGAGCCGAAGACTGAGTCTGAGCGTGCTGTGGCTGGCATACTCGAATCGTTCCTGGCtcgagaagaaaagggggTGCTATTGGAGATGTGTTTCAAGCCGCGCCGGACTAGGATGATCCGGCTGGCTGAGCGGCTGGGATGGCCGTGTGTGGAGGGCACACATGTAATCATGTATCAGATCGAGGAGCAGTGGCGTTTGTGGGCGGGAGAGGAGAGTGTAGTCAATCTAGATCAAAAGGGGGCTTGGGACGTGCTGCTGAAAGCTGCCGAGGAGAGTACGGCGATCAATTAG
- a CDS encoding putative pathogenesis associated protein Pep2 — protein MPDLHSLPEGTRPSRAIRNNGPDNLVLERARLRELAEGWPCYRDACEWENFASIFHADAYVYTTWSGRMHYADFIAASQAGMDKGAFIMHRCHGVTSDITPDALRAVTKMKATITQRFTIDGCEVDAEADCRFCFFFEKVDGRWAARLVRHWYEKDRLIPVIPGRFPKLDEEKLNGYPEGYKCLAYCQELTMGVAVLRDMPGHRRHSGVCGEKHDRLYRLAKDWLDGKDIEI, from the exons ATGCCCGATCTACACTCTCTTCCCGAAGGCACTAGGCCCTCGCGCGCCATTCGCAACAACGGCCCAGACAATCTGGTCTTAGAGCGCGCAAGGCTCCGCGAACTCGCTGAAGGCTGGCCTTGTTACCG CGATGCCTGCGAGTGGGAGAACTTTGCCTCCATATTCCACGCCGACGCATACGTATACACAACCTGGTCCGGCCGCATGCACTACGCGGATTTCATTGCCGCCTCGCAGGCCGGCATGGACAAGGGCGCCTTCATCATGCACCGGTGCCACGGGGTCACCAGCGACATTACCCCGGATGCGCTGCGTGCCGTAACGAAGATGAAGGCAACTATTACGCAGAGGTTTACCATTGATGGCTGCGAGGTCGACGCCGAGGCCGATTGCCGgttttgcttcttctttgagAAGGTGGATGGACGGTGGGCGGCGCGGCTGGTGCGACATTGGTATGAGAAGGATAGGCTTATTCCTGTGATTCCAGGGCGGTTTCCCAAGTTAGATGAGGAGAAGTTGAATGGGTATCCCGAAGGGTATAAGTGCCTGGCGTACTGCCAGGAGTTGACAATGGGGGTTGCGGTGTTGAGGGATATGCCGGGGCATCGACGACATAGTGGAGTTTGTGGTGAGAAACATGATCGGTTGTATCGACTGGCGAAGGATTGGCTGGATGGGAAGGACATTGAGATTTAA
- a CDS encoding sugar phosphate isomerase/epimerase family protein encodes MSYQPAIMSASLGRAWLHDLAYKIDQAAEAGFKGLEIFYEDLEYEARKLSGTDNPTATHLLAAAAHIHGMCSTHGITIIGLQPFLFYEGLKDRTQHAQLLEKMKLWLQLAKSLHTNTIQIPANFLPAEQLIDDRDLIASDLRLLADLGAAETPAIRFAYEPLCWSTHIDTIEKAWDVVRRVDRPNFGVCLDTFNIAGRVWGDPAAPTGRTENADQQLQITLEWMVKEVDVEKVFYIQVVDAERMRTPLVAGHPFHVDGQPARMSWSRNARTFMYEEERGGYLPCEEVARAIIQGIGYQGFVSMELFSRTMSLEGSHVPVEHARRGIKAWEMLKERLQLQ; translated from the coding sequence ATGAGTTACCAACCTGCCATCATGAGCGCTTCACTCGGCCGCGCCTGGTTGCACGATCTAGCCTACAAGATCGACCAGGCCGCCGAAGCAGGCTTCAAAGGCCTAGAAATTTTCTATGAGGATCTGGAGTACGAAGCACGCAAGCTGTCCGGCACGGATAACCCAACCGCTACCCATCTgcttgcagcagcagcgcacATCCACGGCATGTGCAGCACCCATGGCATCACCATTATCGGCCTCCAACCGTTCCTCTTCTACGAGGGCCTCAAGGACCGGACACAACACGCACAActcctggagaagatgaagctgtGGCTTCAGCTTGCCAAAAGCCTCCACACAAACACCATCCAGATCCCCGCCAACTTCCTCCCCGCGGAGCAACTCATCGACGACCGGGATCTCATTGCGTCTGATCTGAGACTGCTGGCCGACCTAGGTGCCGCCGAAACACCTGCCATCCGATTCGCATACGAGCCTCTCTGCTGGAGCACGCATATCGACACCATCGAGAAAGCCTGGGACGTCGTGCGCCGGGTCGACCGCCCCAACTTTGGGGTTTGCCTGGATACGTTCAACATTGCGGGCCGGGTGTGGGGGGATCCGGCTGCGCCGACAGGGCGGACGGAGAACGCGGATCAGCAGCTACAGATAACACTGGAgtggatggtgaaggaggTTGACGTGGAAAAGGTGTTCTATATCCAAGTTGTTGATGCGGAGCGGATGCGTACGCCGCTGGTGGCGGGCCATCCGTTTCATGTGGATGGGCAGCCGGCGAGGATGAGTTGGTCGCGGAATGCAAGGACATTCATGTACGAGGAAGAGCGCGGGGGGTATCTGCCATGCGAGGAGGTCGCCAGGGCCATTATTCAGGGAATAGGGTATCAGGGGTTCGTATCTATGGAGCTGTTTTCCAGAACGATGTCGTTGGAGGGAAGCCATGTTCCTGTTGAGCATGCGCGGCGGGGGATCAAGGCTTGggagatgctcaaggagaGATTGCAGTTACAGTAG
- a CDS encoding putative pentafunctional AROM polypeptide translates to MQTRESTRTAESSMIHSRKYLPDATLLLIGFFGAGKKTLGIIASVALHRRFIDFEAFFREKTGLSPQAYIAAHGLAQYRTVEEDLTRELLTKCRNGCVIVGLGALASNQQQILLKDFAQDHPVVYVRRAESELRRYMGTSQDKFERFWQAGNTFFETCSNFEFYNQTHTDSREFERQLPSSLKLKETERLFVEFIRRIYGLSHGSPFSSEVSPEVHTFALQVPLDWLDSYKDPEILDSGADAITLLIDADVDGKDQNRLKSQLARHMATLRLHSRVPVVVDLGFSPRKIDTYRSVLEMLLRLVPDAVTCSLSCPDEIIQWLNTTKGSIKTIATWHQSTPLGIDVSQTAHIPVEKAIQSGFDCIRITGESFSIEDNLACVALRQRLIQNSTIPVIAYNTGLSGRASICLNPTLSPVVPSSMNATGVTLSDAQKALTSCFLTTKMRFTLVGQALEHTLSPAMHVAAYAACGLPHSYEAVQAATLSEIRTLLEDGSRSGVAISIPYKTAVLPLLDEISPDARNINAVNTVVLKRHRHDGQVVTTRKGYNTDYIGVRNCIHQHLSPANAIRDGTTVLIIGAGGMARAAIYACYKMGVRQFCIYNRTLENARKLAEYFHRWTHQSGTNLEFEVIESIETQWPTRFRLPTIVISCLPGQQVGCGEMVDVRISERWLQSTTGGVFLEVAYGPSKTPLMEQMLPFATKGWVVVDGLSLLVEQGIAQYEIFTKRPAPVPAMRKVIYELSKKNGYLHR, encoded by the exons ATGCAAACTCGTGAATCGACCAGAACGGCCGAATCTTCAATGATTCACTCTCGAAAATACCTTCCCGATGCCACACTTTTGCTTATTGGGTTCTTTGGCGCGGGAAAGAAGACCCTTGGCATCATCGCCTCGGTAGCATTGCACCGCCGCTTCATCGATTTCGAGGCTTTCTTCCGGGAGAAGACCGGTTTGTCGCCGCAGGCCTATATCGCAGCGCATGGGTTGGCTCAGTATCGCACTGTTGAGGAAGATCTGACCCGGGAGCTGCTCACAAAATGCCGCAACGGCTGCGTGATTGTCGGTCTTGGCGCTTTGGCAAGCAACCAGCAGCAAATCTTGTTGAAAGATTTCGCACAGGATCATCCTGTGGTCTACGTGAGGAGAGCTGAATCGGAATTGCGACGGTACATGGGTACCAGCCAGGACAAGTTCGAACGCTTTTGGCAGGCGGGCAATACGTTCTTCGAAACCTGTTCTAATTTCGAGTTTTACAATCAGACTCATACCGATAGTCGGGAGTTTGAACGTCAGCTCCCTTCAAGCTTGAAGCTCAAAGAGACCGAACGGCTGTTCGTCGAGTTCATTCGGCGCATTTACGGACTGTCGCACGGGTCTCCATTCTCATCGGAGGTGTCTCCTGAGGTGCACACCTTCGCTTTGCAGGTACCACTGGATTGGTTGGATTCATACAAGGACCCCGAAATACTGGATTCTGGAGCGGATGCCATAACCTTGCTCATCGACGCCGACGTCGACGGCAAGGATCAAAACCGACTGAAGAGTCAACTAGCAAGACACATGGCCACTTTGAGACTGCACTCTCGTGTCCCTGTAGTCGTGGATCTCGGATTCTCACCTAGAAAAATAGACACCTATCGTTCGGTGCTGGAGATGCTTCTCCGACTTGTTCCGGACGCTGTGACCTGCTCTCTCTCCTGCCCGGATGAAATTATCCAATGGTTGAATACTACAAAGGGAAGCATCAAAACGATTGCAACATGGCATCAATCGACTCCATTGGGAATAGATGTGTCTCAAACCGCACACATCCCCGTCGAGAAAGCAATCCAATCTGGGTTTGACTGCATTCGCATAACTGGCGAGTCGTTCTCAATTGAAGACAACCTGGCCTGCGTTGCCCTTCGTCAAAGACTGATACAGAACTCAACCATCCCAGTTATTGCTTACAACACTGGACTGTCCGGTCGAGCATCCATATGCCTGAACCCTACTCTGTCACCGGTGGTCCCCTCTTCCATGAACGCCACAGGCGTCACCCTCTCAGACGCACAAAAAGCCCTCACATCCTGCTTTCTGACCACCAAGATGCGGTTCACACTGGTCGGCCAAGCACTAGAACATACTCTCTCCCCCGCAATGCACGTCGCAGCGTACGCGGCCTGCGGGCTGCCACATAGCTACGAAGCTGTGCAAGCAGCGACGCTCTCCGAAATACGCACGCTCCTCGAGGACGGTAGCCGCAGCGGCGTAGCGATCTCCATCCCTTACAAAACCGCCGTCCTACCACTGTTGGACGAGATCAGTCCGGATGCCCGGAACATCAATGCCGTCAACACAGTAGTTCTCAAGCGGCACCGTCACGATGGACAAGTGGTCACCACGCGAAAAGGGTATAATACTGACTACATCGGAGTGAGGAATTGCATCCACCAGCATCTTTCTCCAGCAAACGCCATCCGGGATGGAACAACCGTTTTGATTATTGGGGCGGGCGGCATGGCACGTGCAGCTATCTATGCCTGCTACAAGATGGGTGTCCGGCAATTTTGCATTTACAACCGTACACTTGAGAACGCTAGGAAGCTGGCAGAGTATTTCCATCGTTGGACTCATCAGTCTGGCACCAATCTTGAGTTTGAAGTCATTGAATCGATAGAAACGCAGTGGCCTACACGCTTCCGCCTACCGACTATAGTCATTTCTTGCCTCCCTGGTCAGCAGGTGGGATGTGGGGAGATGGTTGATGTCCGAATATCCGAACGGTGGCTGCAGAGTACCACTGGAGGGGTATTCCTCGAG GTTGCGTACGGCCCGTCCAAAACTCCGCTGATGGAGCAGATGCTTCCTTTTGCAACGAAAGGGTGGGTAGTGGTAGATGGACTGAGTCTGCTGGTTGAACAGGGTATTGCCCAATATGAGATTTTTACTAAACGGCCTGCTCCGGTCCCTGCCATGCGGAAAGTGATATACGAGCtgtcgaagaagaatgggTATCTTCACCGGTAG